The Azospirillum brasilense genome window below encodes:
- the nuoG gene encoding NADH-quinone oxidoreductase subunit NuoG, translated as MPKLTIDGIEIEVEPGTSILQACEQLGIEIPRFCYHERLSVPANCRMCLVEMERAPKPVAACAMPCGDGMVVKTNTELVHKARKGVMEFLLINHPLDCPICDQGGECDLQDQAMAYGFDRGRYGENKRAVQDKYMGPLIRTEMTRCIHCTRCIRFVNEIAGVPDLGAVNRGEHMEITTFVEKAIGSELSGNLADVCPVGALLSKPYAFTARPWELRKTETVDVLDAVGSNIRVDTRGPEVMRVLPRVNEDVNEEWIADKTRFAYDGLKRQRLDRPYVRKDGKLQPATWAEAFQAIAAKVKGVPGNRIAAIAGDLADTESMLALKELMAGLGSANIDCRQDGALFDTSARAGYLFNSGIAGIERADVILLVGTNPRWEATIVNARIRKRYLMGGLKVAVVGEARELTYPYSHLGTGAGALQQLVDGTHAFADVLRGAKNPMVILGAGAFRRKDGAAVQAAVRKLAETFNVVQDGWNGFNVLHTAASRVGGLDIGFLPGEGGRGTAGIVEGAGKGEIDVVYLLGADEIDTAALGNAFVVYQGHHGDKGAHRADVILPGAAYTEKNALYVNTEGRPQQARLATFPPGEAREDWKILRALSEQLGHKLPYDSLTQIRRRLAEVNPVFAAVGTVTPAPWAPFGVEGLVDDSPFFSSVANYYMTDPISRASVTMARCAETFVKPAVKPAESAQERTGTHG; from the coding sequence ATGCCGAAACTCACCATCGACGGGATCGAGATCGAAGTCGAGCCGGGCACCTCGATCCTGCAGGCCTGCGAACAGCTGGGCATCGAGATCCCGCGCTTCTGCTACCACGAGCGTCTGAGCGTGCCGGCGAACTGCCGCATGTGCCTCGTGGAGATGGAGCGCGCGCCGAAGCCGGTGGCCGCCTGCGCCATGCCCTGCGGCGACGGGATGGTCGTCAAGACCAACACCGAGCTCGTGCACAAGGCCCGCAAGGGCGTCATGGAATTCCTGCTGATCAACCACCCGCTGGACTGTCCGATCTGCGACCAGGGCGGCGAGTGCGATCTCCAGGACCAGGCGATGGCCTACGGCTTCGACCGTGGCCGCTACGGCGAGAACAAGCGCGCCGTCCAGGACAAGTACATGGGGCCGCTGATCCGGACCGAGATGACGCGCTGCATCCACTGCACGCGCTGCATCCGCTTCGTGAACGAGATCGCCGGCGTTCCCGACCTCGGCGCGGTGAACCGCGGCGAGCACATGGAGATCACCACCTTCGTCGAGAAGGCTATCGGGTCGGAGCTGTCGGGCAACCTCGCCGACGTCTGTCCGGTGGGCGCCCTGCTGTCCAAGCCCTACGCCTTCACGGCCCGTCCGTGGGAGTTGCGCAAGACCGAGACGGTCGACGTGCTGGACGCGGTCGGCTCGAACATCCGGGTCGACACCCGCGGCCCCGAGGTGATGCGCGTCCTGCCGCGCGTCAACGAGGACGTCAACGAGGAGTGGATCGCCGACAAGACCCGCTTCGCCTATGACGGGCTGAAGCGCCAGCGTCTCGACCGTCCCTACGTCCGCAAGGACGGCAAGCTCCAGCCGGCGACCTGGGCCGAGGCCTTCCAGGCCATCGCCGCCAAGGTCAAGGGCGTCCCGGGCAACCGCATCGCCGCCATCGCGGGCGATCTGGCCGACACCGAGTCCATGCTGGCGCTCAAGGAGCTGATGGCCGGCCTCGGCTCGGCCAACATCGACTGCCGCCAGGATGGCGCCCTGTTCGACACGTCGGCCCGCGCTGGCTACCTGTTCAACAGCGGCATCGCCGGGATCGAGCGGGCGGACGTCATCCTGCTCGTCGGCACCAACCCGCGCTGGGAAGCCACCATCGTCAACGCCCGCATCCGCAAGCGCTACCTGATGGGTGGCCTGAAGGTGGCGGTGGTCGGCGAGGCCCGCGAGCTGACCTACCCGTACAGCCATCTCGGCACGGGTGCCGGCGCGCTGCAGCAGCTCGTCGACGGCACGCACGCCTTCGCGGACGTGCTGCGCGGCGCCAAGAACCCGATGGTCATCCTCGGCGCCGGCGCCTTCCGCCGCAAGGACGGCGCTGCCGTCCAGGCCGCGGTGCGCAAGCTGGCCGAGACCTTCAACGTGGTTCAGGACGGCTGGAACGGCTTCAACGTGCTGCACACGGCGGCGTCCCGCGTCGGCGGTCTCGACATCGGCTTCCTGCCGGGCGAGGGCGGTCGCGGCACCGCCGGCATCGTCGAGGGGGCAGGGAAGGGCGAGATCGACGTTGTGTACCTGCTGGGCGCCGACGAGATCGACACCGCCGCGCTCGGCAACGCCTTCGTGGTCTACCAGGGCCACCACGGCGACAAGGGCGCCCACCGCGCCGACGTCATCCTGCCGGGTGCCGCCTACACCGAGAAGAACGCCCTCTACGTCAACACCGAGGGCCGTCCGCAGCAGGCGCGTCTCGCCACCTTCCCGCCCGGCGAGGCGCGGGAGGACTGGAAGATCCTGCGCGCCTTGTCGGAACAGCTCGGCCACAAGCTGCCCTACGACAGCCTGACGCAGATCCGTCGCCGTCTGGCCGAGGTCAACCCGGTCTTCGCGGCGGTCGGCACGGTCACGCCGGCCCCCTGGGCGCCGTTCGGCGTGGAAGGATTGGTCGACGACTCGCCCTTCTTCTCGTCGGTCGCGAACTACTACATGACCGACCCGATCAGCCGCGCCTCGGTGACCATGGCTCGTTGCGCCGAGACGTTCGTGAAGCCCGCCGTGAAGCCCGCCGAGAGCGCTCAGGAGAGGACCGGTACCCATGGCTGA
- the nuoH gene encoding NADH-quinone oxidoreductase subunit NuoH, translating to MAEFWSGFLLPLIIIVLKILAIVVPLLVAVAFMTYAERKIMGAMQLRQGPNIVGPFGLLQPFADGLKLFAKEQILPVGANRFVFYLAPMLTFFLALVAWAVIPFDYGMVLADINVGILYLFAISSLGVYGIVMAGWASNSRYAFLGALRSAAQMVSYEVSMGLVIISVLLCVGSLNLTKIVEAQETIWFAIPLLPMFVIFFISALAETNRSPFDLPEGESELVAGFMVEYSSAPFALFFLGEYANMILMSAMTSILFLGGWLPPLPFAPFTWIPGPIWFALKIAFCLFVYVWVRATMPRYRYDQLMRLGWKVFLPFSLLWVVLTAGVLVTFGWLPK from the coding sequence ATGGCTGAGTTCTGGAGCGGCTTCCTGCTGCCGCTGATCATCATCGTCCTCAAGATCCTGGCGATCGTCGTGCCGCTCCTGGTGGCCGTGGCTTTCATGACCTACGCCGAGCGTAAGATCATGGGCGCCATGCAGCTCCGCCAGGGTCCGAACATCGTCGGCCCGTTCGGGCTTCTGCAGCCTTTCGCGGACGGCTTGAAGCTGTTCGCGAAGGAGCAGATCCTGCCGGTCGGCGCGAACCGCTTCGTGTTCTATCTGGCGCCGATGCTGACCTTCTTCCTGGCGCTGGTCGCCTGGGCGGTCATTCCCTTCGACTACGGCATGGTGCTGGCCGATATCAACGTCGGCATTCTGTACCTGTTCGCGATCTCATCGCTGGGCGTGTACGGCATCGTGATGGCTGGCTGGGCGTCGAACTCGCGCTACGCCTTCCTCGGCGCGCTGCGCTCGGCGGCACAGATGGTGTCCTACGAGGTCTCGATGGGCCTCGTCATCATCTCCGTCCTGCTCTGCGTCGGCTCGCTGAACCTGACGAAGATCGTCGAGGCGCAGGAGACGATCTGGTTCGCCATCCCGCTGCTGCCGATGTTCGTCATCTTCTTCATCTCGGCGCTGGCGGAAACCAACCGTTCGCCCTTCGACCTGCCGGAAGGCGAGTCGGAGCTGGTGGCCGGCTTCATGGTGGAATACAGCTCGGCCCCCTTCGCGCTCTTCTTCCTTGGCGAATACGCCAACATGATCCTGATGAGCGCGATGACCAGCATCCTGTTCCTGGGAGGCTGGCTGCCGCCGCTGCCGTTCGCGCCCTTCACCTGGATCCCCGGCCCGATCTGGTTCGCCCTGAAGATCGCCTTCTGCCTGTTCGTCTATGTGTGGGTTCGCGCGACCATGCCGCGCTACCGCTACGACCAGCTGATGCGTCTGGGATGGAAGGTGTTCCTGCCGTTCTCGCTGCTGTGGGTCGTGCTGACGGCCGGCGTGCTGGTGACGTTCGGCTGGCTGCCGAAGTGA
- the nuoI gene encoding NADH-quinone oxidoreductase subunit NuoI, translating to MAFLDRAARSLFLTELLGGLGLTLRYMFKPKVTLNYPFEKGPISPRFRGEHVLRRYPGGEERCIACKLCEAVCPALAITIEAEPREDGSRRTTRYDIDMTKCIYCGYCQEACPVDAIVMGPNFEFSTENREELFYNKQKLLANGDRWEAEIAQNLAAEAPYR from the coding sequence ATGGCGTTCCTCGATCGTGCGGCGCGCAGCCTGTTCCTGACCGAACTGTTGGGCGGCCTCGGGCTCACCCTGCGCTACATGTTCAAGCCCAAGGTGACCCTGAACTACCCGTTCGAAAAGGGCCCCATCAGCCCCCGCTTCCGCGGCGAGCACGTCCTGCGCCGGTATCCCGGCGGCGAGGAGCGCTGCATCGCCTGCAAGCTGTGCGAGGCGGTGTGTCCGGCCCTGGCCATCACCATCGAGGCCGAACCGCGTGAGGACGGCAGCCGCCGCACCACGCGCTACGACATCGACATGACGAAGTGTATCTACTGCGGCTATTGCCAGGAGGCTTGCCCGGTGGACGCCATCGTGATGGGTCCGAACTTCGAGTTCTCCACCGAGAACCGTGAAGAGCTTTTCTACAACAAGCAGAAGCTGCTGGCGAACGGCGACCGCTGGGAAGCGGAAATCGCCCAGAACCTCGCGGCCGAGGCGCCGTACCGGTAA
- a CDS encoding NADH-quinone oxidoreductase subunit J codes for MIVQGIAFYVFAALLVASGVMVISARNPVHSVLYLVLAFFQAAGLCVLLGAEFIAMILVIVYVGAVAVLFLFVVMMLDINFRELRAGALQYLPIGGLIGLILLAELAAVLGGWIIAPAAEKAASAPVAAMAGATNTEQLGQLIYTHYVYLFQASGIVLLIAMIGAIVLTLRQREGVRKQNIGSQLARRREDVVAIRKVPTGEGV; via the coding sequence ATGATTGTTCAAGGCATCGCCTTCTACGTCTTTGCCGCGCTGCTGGTGGCCTCCGGTGTGATGGTCATCTCGGCGCGGAATCCGGTTCATTCGGTCCTTTATCTGGTCCTGGCCTTTTTCCAGGCCGCCGGCCTGTGCGTGCTGCTCGGGGCCGAGTTCATCGCGATGATCCTGGTGATCGTCTATGTGGGCGCGGTCGCGGTGCTGTTCCTGTTCGTGGTGATGATGCTCGACATCAACTTCCGCGAGCTGCGGGCGGGCGCGCTCCAGTACCTGCCGATCGGCGGGCTGATCGGTCTCATCCTGCTGGCCGAGCTGGCCGCCGTGCTCGGCGGCTGGATCATCGCGCCGGCGGCGGAGAAGGCCGCCTCGGCGCCGGTCGCGGCGATGGCCGGTGCGACCAACACCGAGCAGCTCGGCCAGCTGATCTACACCCACTACGTCTATCTGTTCCAGGCGTCGGGCATCGTGCTGCTGATCGCCATGATCGGCGCCATCGTCCTGACCCTGCGTCAGCGTGAGGGTGTCCGGAAGCAGAACATCGGCTCCCAGCTCGCCCGTCGGCGCGAGGACGTGGTCGCCATCCGCAAGGTGCCGACCGGGGAGGGCGTGTGA
- the nuoK gene encoding NADH-quinone oxidoreductase subunit NuoK yields the protein MEIGLGHYLTVSAIIFTLGVLGIFLNRKNVIIILMSIEMMLLAVNLNLVSFSVFLNDLVGQVFSMIILTVAAAEAAIGLAILVVYFRNRGSIRVEDINLMRG from the coding sequence ATGGAAATCGGTCTCGGGCATTATCTGACGGTCTCGGCCATCATCTTCACGCTCGGCGTCCTCGGTATCTTCCTCAACCGGAAGAACGTCATCATCATCCTGATGTCGATCGAGATGATGCTGCTCGCCGTGAACCTGAATCTGGTGTCGTTCTCGGTCTTCCTGAACGATCTGGTCGGGCAGGTCTTCTCCATGATCATCCTGACCGTCGCCGCCGCCGAGGCGGCCATCGGTCTCGCCATCCTGGTGGTGTACTTCCGCAACCGCGGCTCCATCCGGGTCGAAGACATCAATCTGATGAGGGGCTAA
- the nuoL gene encoding NADH-quinone oxidoreductase subunit L gives MEVLVVFLPLLAFLVAGSIALFGGPKAEPAHAGGHDHHGHDHGHGHDAHAHDAHAHDEHHEDGHDDHHVVAGPPTVGDRAAQFVTTGAVLLSAILSWVLFFDVAVGGHPRTIELMSWMRSGGLDVTWALRVDQLTAVMLVVVNTVSSMVHLYSIGYMAEDPQKPRFMGYLSLFTFAMLMLVTADNLVQLFFGWEGVGLASYLLINFWYEKPSANNAAIKAFLVNRVGDFGFVLGIFAIFVLTGSVQFDAIFAKAPELAGQTLHFLSWNFDALTVTCLLLFIGAMGKSAQLGLHTWLPDAMEGPTPVSALIHAATMVTAGVFMVCRLSPVFEYAPTALEIVAVVGALTAFVAATIGFTQFDIKRVIAYSTMSQLGYMFFAAGVSAYGAAMFHLFTHAFFKALLFLGAGSVIHALHHEQDMRNMGGVWRKIPFTYAVMWIGNLALAGLPFFAGYYSKDMILEAAFASASPVGKFAFALGIAAALLTAFYSWRLLFMTFHGKPRMEKSVFDHAHESPIVMLIPLAVLAVGALFAGFGFHELFIGHSMEHFWGKTILVLADNNSIEAAHHHTPGWVKLAPLVVGLIGIALAYIMYMAIPGLPEKVATTFRGVHQFLYNKWYFDELYDRLFVRTAKYLGYGLWKSGDGAVIDGVGPDGIAAVTRDVAARASRLQSGYVYHYAFAMVIGVVLLVAWLSVFG, from the coding sequence ATGGAAGTCCTTGTCGTATTCCTCCCGCTCCTGGCGTTCCTCGTCGCGGGTTCCATCGCCCTGTTCGGCGGGCCGAAGGCGGAGCCGGCGCACGCCGGCGGCCACGATCATCACGGGCATGACCACGGTCATGGCCACGACGCCCATGCGCATGACGCGCACGCTCACGACGAGCATCACGAAGACGGCCACGACGACCATCACGTCGTCGCCGGCCCGCCCACCGTGGGCGACCGCGCCGCGCAGTTCGTCACCACCGGTGCCGTACTGCTCTCCGCGATCCTGTCCTGGGTGCTGTTCTTCGACGTCGCCGTCGGCGGGCATCCCCGCACGATCGAGCTGATGAGCTGGATGCGCAGCGGTGGCCTCGATGTGACCTGGGCGCTGCGCGTCGACCAGCTCACCGCGGTCATGCTGGTGGTGGTCAACACCGTGTCGTCGATGGTGCACCTCTATTCCATCGGCTACATGGCCGAGGACCCGCAGAAGCCGCGCTTCATGGGCTACCTGTCGCTGTTCACCTTCGCCATGCTGATGCTGGTGACCGCCGACAACCTCGTGCAGCTCTTCTTCGGCTGGGAAGGCGTGGGTCTCGCCTCCTACCTGCTCATCAACTTCTGGTACGAGAAGCCTTCGGCCAACAACGCGGCGATCAAGGCCTTCCTGGTCAACCGCGTCGGCGACTTCGGCTTCGTGCTCGGCATCTTCGCGATCTTCGTGCTGACGGGCTCCGTCCAGTTCGACGCGATCTTCGCCAAGGCGCCGGAGCTGGCCGGCCAGACGCTGCATTTCCTCAGCTGGAACTTCGATGCGCTGACCGTCACCTGCCTGCTGCTCTTCATCGGCGCCATGGGCAAGTCGGCCCAGCTCGGCCTGCACACCTGGCTGCCGGACGCCATGGAGGGCCCGACCCCGGTGTCGGCGCTCATCCACGCGGCCACCATGGTGACCGCCGGCGTGTTCATGGTCTGCCGCCTGTCCCCGGTCTTCGAATACGCCCCGACGGCGCTGGAGATCGTGGCCGTGGTCGGCGCCCTGACGGCCTTCGTCGCGGCGACCATCGGGTTCACCCAGTTCGACATCAAGCGCGTCATCGCCTATTCGACCATGAGCCAGCTCGGCTACATGTTCTTCGCCGCGGGCGTCTCCGCCTACGGCGCGGCGATGTTCCACCTGTTCACGCACGCCTTCTTCAAGGCCCTGCTGTTCCTCGGCGCCGGCTCGGTGATCCACGCCCTGCATCACGAGCAGGACATGCGCAACATGGGCGGCGTCTGGCGGAAGATCCCCTTCACCTACGCGGTGATGTGGATCGGCAACCTCGCGCTGGCCGGTCTGCCCTTCTTCGCCGGCTACTACTCCAAGGACATGATCCTGGAGGCGGCCTTCGCCTCGGCCAGCCCGGTCGGCAAGTTCGCCTTCGCGCTCGGCATCGCCGCGGCCCTGCTGACCGCCTTCTACTCGTGGCGTCTGCTGTTCATGACCTTCCACGGCAAGCCGCGGATGGAGAAATCGGTCTTCGACCACGCCCATGAATCGCCGATCGTCATGCTGATCCCGCTGGCCGTCCTGGCGGTGGGCGCGCTGTTCGCCGGCTTCGGCTTCCACGAGCTGTTCATCGGCCACAGCATGGAGCATTTCTGGGGCAAGACCATCCTGGTGCTGGCGGACAACAACAGCATCGAGGCGGCCCACCACCACACTCCGGGCTGGGTCAAGCTGGCTCCGCTGGTCGTCGGCCTGATCGGCATCGCGCTCGCCTACATCATGTACATGGCGATCCCGGGCCTGCCGGAGAAGGTCGCGACCACGTTCCGTGGCGTGCACCAGTTCCTGTACAACAAGTGGTACTTCGACGAGCTGTACGACCGTCTGTTCGTGCGTACGGCCAAGTATCTGGGCTACGGCCTGTGGAAATCCGGCGACGGCGCCGTGATCGACGGTGTCGGTCCGGACGGAATCGCCGCCGTCACCC